In one window of Camelina sativa cultivar DH55 chromosome 15, Cs, whole genome shotgun sequence DNA:
- the LOC104748160 gene encoding protein PHOTOPERIOD-INDEPENDENT EARLY FLOWERING 1-like produces the protein MASKGGKSKPDIVMASKSGKSKPDNEYKAKRQKTLEAPKEPRRAKTHWDHVLEEMAWLSKDFESERKWKLAQAKKVALRASKGMLDQESREERKLKEEEQRLRKVALNISKDMKKFWMKVEKLVLYKHQLVRNEKKKKAMDKQLEFLLGQTERYSTMLAENLVEPYKEGHSSPPKTLPAMELKSDEEMAEQIPPEINCLAAGLESESPEIDEDYDLKSEDETEDDENTIEEDEKHFTKRERQEELEALRDEVDLPVEELLRRYTAGRVSRETSPENDESGDKLASVDQDHGEEDMNNLTASEETEKSPSVRRSNDSCGRLAIPKTHSHDLEPGTTTASAKSRKEDHTYDFNDEQEDVDFVVATGEEKDDETTLSVEEELAKADNEDHVEEISLLQKESEMPIEELLARYKEDCGDKDISEDESEYSCAQSEDSGVDSHENKQQANSDDENVDSTECKPDPNPCAEIVDGTSHEITEDNGKDSSDKIADAAAAARSAQPTGFTYSTTKVRTKLPFLLKHSLREYQHIGLDWLVTMYEKRLNGILADEMGLGKTIMTIALLAHLACDKGIWGPHLIVVPTSVMLNWETEFLKWCPAFKILTYFGSAKERKLKRQGWMKLNSFHVCITTYRLVIQDSKMFKRKKWKYLILDEAHLIKNWKSQRWQTLLNFNSKRRILLTGTPLQNDLMELWSLMHFLMPHVFQSHQEFKDWFCNPIAGMVEGQEKINKEVIDRLHNVLRPFLLRRLKRDVEKQLPSKHEHVIFCRLSKRQRNLYEDFIASTETQATLNSGSFFGMISIIMQLRKVCNHPDLFEGRPIVSSFDMAGIDMQLSSTICSLLLESPFSKVDLEALGFLFTHLDFSMTSWEGDEIKAISTPSELIKQRVDLKDDPEAIPLSSKNRKNLQGTNIFEEIRKAIFEERVKETKDRAAAIAWWNSLRCQRKPTYSTSLRTLLTIKGPLDDIHHLKANRSSYMYSSTLADIVLSPIERFQKIIELVEAFTFAIPAARVPSPACWCSRSDSPVFLSPSYKEKVTDLLSPLLSPIRPAIVRSQVYFPDRRLIQFDCGKLQELAMLLRKLKFGGDERAVITTSSQEDDTDVLDDVKQMAAAAAAAGQAISSFENQLRPIDRYAIRFLELWDPIIGDSAMENEAGFEEKEWELDHIEKYKDEMEAEIDDGEEPLVYEKWDADFATEAYRQQVEVLAQHQLMEDLENEAREREAAEMAEMDLIQNETPHVPKSKKKKKAKKAKYKSLKKGSLAAEPKHVKSIVKVEDSTDDDNDEFSYVSSSDSDMVTPLSRMHMKGKKRDLIVDTEEENTSKKKAKKHKKSLPNSDIKYKQPSALHDELEPSKPPDSMVVDNEMKLTSRGKTIGKKSITSMPIKRVLMIKPEKLKKGNLWSRDCVPSPDSWLPQEDAILCAMVHEYGPNWSFVSGTLYGMTAGGAYRGRYRHPAFCCERYRELIQRHIMSASDSAVNEKNLNTGSGKALLKVTEENIRTLLNVAAEQPDTEMLLQKHFSCLLSSIWRTSTRTGNEQLLSLSNPIFNRQFIGSVNHSQDIARKPWQGMKITSLSRKLLEAALQDSSTSQPNNTASRSRLQEDQPINKVELDLTLEFPPRGYDDSLTQFPPMISVSIDGSDSLNYVNEPPGEDVLKGSRVAAENRYRNAANACIEDSLGWASNTFPANDLKSRTGTKAQSLGKHKLSVADSAKSSKSKQRKLLAEQTEVAWVRPNDPNLKFDFTPADREDEEVEEKAVLEEEIEMISCSQWYDPFFTSGLDDCSLASEISEIE, from the exons ATGGCGTCTAAAGGTGGGAAATCTAAACCTGATATAGTAATGGCTTCCAAAAGTGGGAAATCTAAACCTGATAATGAGTATAAAGCTAAGCGCCAGAAG aCGCTCGAAGCTCCTAAAGAACCACGTCGCGCTAAAACTCATTGGGACCATGTTTTGGAAGAGATGGCTTGGCTTTCAAAG GACTTTGAGTCCGAGAGGAAGTGGAAGCTGGCGCAGGCGAAGAAGGTTGCTTTGAGGGCTAGTAAAGGCATGCTTGATCAGGAATCTAGGGAAGAAAGGAAGCTAAAg GAAGAAGAGCAGCGGTTACGAAAAGTAGCTCTTAATATCTCGAAAGACATGAAAAAGTTTTGGATGAAAGTTGAGAAGCTG GTGCTTTACAAGCATCAGCTGGTACgcaatgagaaaaagaagaaggcgATGGACAAGCAACTTGAGTTTCTGTTAGGCCAAACCGAGAG GTACTCAACCATGTTGGCAGAAAATTTAGTGGAACCTTATAAAGAAGGACATAGTAGTCCTCCAAAAACTCTGCCGGCTATGGAGTTGAAAAGTGATGAGGAGATGGCAGAACAGATACCTCCAGAGATAAATTGTT TAGCTGCAGGTCTTGAATCAGAAAGTCCTGAAATCGATGAGGATTATGATCTAAAATCCGAGGATGAGACC gaagatgatgaaaataCTATTGAGGAGGATGAAAAACACTTTACCAAACGGGAAAGACAGGAAGAGTTGGAAGCTTTGCGAGATGAAGTGGATCTACCGGTTGAGGAGCTGCTCAGACGTTATACTGCTGGGAGAG TCAGCCGAGAAACCagcccagaaaatgatgaaagtGGAGACAAACTGGCCTCAGTAGATCAAGATCATGGAGAGG AAGACATGAACAATCTTACTGCTTCTGAAGAAACTGAAAAGAGCCCAAGTGTTCGTCGTTCT AATGATAGCTGCGGTCGTTTGGCAATACCCAAGACCCATTCTCATGACCTCGAGCCAGGCACGACGACTGCTTCTGCGAAGTCCAGAAAGGAAGATCATACTTACGATTTTAACGATGAACAG GAAGATGTCGACTTTGTTGTTGCCACTGGTGAGGAAAAG GATGATGAGACAACACTTTCTGTCGAAGAGGAATTAGCGAAAGCAGATAATGAAGACCATGTCGAAGAG ATTTCTCTGCTGCAAAAAGAGAGTGAAATGCCTATTGAAGAGCTGCTCGCAAGGTATAAGGAG GATTGCGGTGACAAGGATATTTCTGAGGATGAATCTGAGTATTCATGTGCTCAGTCTGAAGATTCTGGTGTAGACTCTCACGAAAATAAGCAGCAAGCTAATTCAGATGATGAAAACGTTGATTCAACAGAATGTAAGCCAGATCCAAATCCTTGCGCAGAAATAGTTGATGGCACATCCCATGAAATAACAGAAGACAATGGTAAAGACAGTAGTGATAAAATTGCtgatgcagcagcagcagcaagatCTGCGCAGCCAACTGGATTTACGTACTCTACAACAAAAGTTCGAACGAAACTGCCGTTTCTGCTCAAGCATTCTCTGCGTGAGTACCAACACATTGGTTTGGACTGGCTTGTCACGATGTATGAGAAAAGATTGAACGGGATTCTAGCTGATGAAATGGGTCTTGGAAAGACAATTATGACCATTGCTCTTCTAGCACACCTTGCATGTGATAAGGGGATATGGGGTCCCCATCTGATTGTGGTTCCAACAAGTGTGATGCTTAATTGGGAAACTGAGTTTCTTAAGTGGTGTCCTGCATTTAAAATACTCACCTACTTTGGGAGTGCAAAGGAGCGGAAACTCAAGAGACAAGGATGGATGAAGCTTAACTCATTTCATGTATGCATAACAACCTATAGGCTAGTTATTCAGGACAGTAAAATGTTCAAGCGCAAGAAGTGGAAATACTTGATTCTTGACGAAGCCCATTTAATTAAGAATTGGAAGTCTCAGAGATGGCAAACACTATTGAACTTCAATTCTAAACGCAGAATTTTGTTGACTGGTACACCGCTGCAGAATGATCTTATGGAATTGTGGTCACTTATGCATTTCCTGATGCCACATGTCTTTCAGTCTCACCAGGAATTCAAAGATTGGTTCTGTAACCCGATAGCAGGGATGGTTGAGGGACAAGAGAAAATCAACAAAGAAGTTATTGATCGCTTACATAATGTCCTCCGTCCTTTTCTTCTACGGCGCTTAAAAAGGGACGTGGAGAAGCAACTTCCTTCAAAACATGAGCATGTTATTTTCTGTAGACTGTCTAAGAGGCAGCGCAACTTGTACGAGGACTTCATAGCAAGCACAGAAACACAGGCTACACTTAACAGTGGAAGCTTTTTTGGGATGATAAGTATCATTATGCAGTTACGGAAAGTGTGTAATCATCCTGATCTCTTTGAGGGTCGTCCTATTGTAAGTTCTTTTGATATGGCTGGCATTGATATGCAGTTGAGTTCAACAATCTGTTCGCTGCTTTTGGAAAGTCCGTTTTCCAAGGTTGATCTTGAGGCTTTGGGATTCTTATTCACACATCTTGATTTTTCGATGACTTCTTGGGAAGGGGATGAGATTAAAGCTATTTCAACTCCCTCAGAATTAATCAAGCAGCGTGTGGACTTGAAAGATGATCCAGAAGCAATCCCTTTGAGTTCGAAAAACCGCAAAAATCTGCAAGGGACGaatatttttgaagaaataCGTAAGGCCATCTTTGAGGAAAGGGTTAAAGAAACTAAGGATCGGGCAGCAGCCATTGCATGGTGGAATTCTTTGAGATGCCAGAGAAAGCCGACTTACTCTACATCTCTGAGAACTCTTTTAACTATTAAGGGTCCTCTCGATGATATACACCATCTTAAAGCTAATCGTTCATCTTACATGTATTCCTCAACCCTCGCTGACATAGTTCTTTCACCGATCGAGCGCTTTCAGAAGATAATTGAGCTAGTTGAAGCTTTCACATTTGCGATTCCAGCTGCACGAGTACCTTCACCTGCTTGCTGGTGCAGCCGTAGTGACTCTCCTGTTTTTCTTAGTCCATCATACAAGGAAAAAGTTACAGATTTATTGTCACCTCTTTTGTCTCCGATTAGACCTGCAATTGTTCGGAGCCAAGTATATTTTCCAGATAGGCGACTGATACAGTTTGATTGTGGTAAGCTGCAGGAGCTTGCTATGTTATTGaggaaattaaaatttgggGG GGATGAGAGAGCTGTCATCACTACTTCAAGCCAAGAAGATGACACTGATGTATTAGATGATGTCAAGCAAATGGCTGCAGCAGCCGCTGCTGCTGGACAAGCTATCTCATCTTTTGAGAATCAGCTACGTCCAATTGATAGATATGCAATTAGATTTTTAGAGCTTTGGGACCCCATCATTGGTGATTCGGCAATGGAAAATGAAGCGGGGTTCGAAGAGAAAGAATGGGAACTTGACCACATTGAAAAGTACAAGGACGAAATGGAAGCTGAGATTGATGATGGGGAAGAGCCTCTTGTTTATGAGA aatGGGATGCTGATTTTGCAACCGAAGCATACAGGCAGCAAGTGGAAGTCTTAGCTCAGCATCAG TTGATGGAAGATTTGGAAAATGAAGCTAGAGAGAGGGAAGCTGCTGAGATGGCTGAAATGGATTTGATACA GAATGAAACTCCTCATGTACCAAagtctaagaagaagaaaaaagcgaagaaagccaaatataaatcccTGAAGAAAGGATCACTGGCTGCCGAACCAAAACATGTGAAGTCCATTGTGAAAGTTGAAGATTCgactgatgatgataatgatgaattCTCCTATGTGAGTAGCAGTGACTCAGATATGGTTACACCGCTTTCGCGGATGCATATGAAAGGCAAGAAAAGAGATTTAATTGTTGACACCGAAGAAGAGAATACTtcgaagaagaaagcaaagaagcATAAGAAATCTCTTCCGAATTCAGATATCAAATACAAACAACCAAGTGCTCTACATGATGAACTGGAACCATCAAAACCGCCTGACAGTATGGTTGTTGATAATGAAATGAAACTGACGAGCAGGGGTAAAACTATAGGGAAAAAATCCATCACTTCCATGCCAATAAAGCGTGTTCTTATGATCAAGCCAGAGAAGCTAAAGAAAGGGAATCTGTGGTCTAGAGACTGTGTTCCCTCGCCTGATTCTTGGCTGCCCCAGGAAGATGCTATATTGTGTGCCATGGTTCATGAATATGGGCCTAATTGGAGTTTTGTTAGCGGAACTCTTTATGGAATGACAGCTGGTGGGGCTTACAGGGGACGGTATCGCCATCCTGCATTTTGTTGTGAGAGATATAGAGAGCTTATCCAACGACATATTATGTCTGCTTCCGACAGTGCAGTGAACGAGAAGAACCTCAACACAGGTTCTGGGAAGGCACTCCTGAAAGTCACTGAG GAAAATATTCGGACACTCTTAAATGTTGCAGCTGAGCAGCCAGATACAGAGATGCTCctacaaaaacatttttcttgCTTGCTGTCATCAATTTGGAGGACGTCGACCCGGACAGGGAATGAACAACTGCTCTCCTTAAGCAATCCCATTTTCAATAGACAGTTTATTGGCTCCGTGAATCACTCCCAGGATATAGCTAGAAAGCCTTGGCAGGGGATGAAGATCACCAGCTTAAGTAGAAAGTTGTTAGAAGCCGCTCTCCAGGATTCCAGCACGAGTCAGCCAAACAATACTGCTTCCCGTTCGAGGTTGCAGGAGGATCAACCTATCAATAAAGTGGAGTTAGACTTAACCTTGGAATTCCCCCCACGTGGTTATGATGATTCCCTGACGCAGTTTCCACCCATGATAAGTGTGTCCATTGATGGGTCAGATTCATTAAATTATGTGAACGAACCCCCAGGGGAAGATGTTCTAAAAGGTTCTAGGGTTGCTGCAGAGAACCGTTACAG GAATGCTGCAAATGCTTGTATTGAAGATTCACTTGGATGGGCTTCAAACACGTTCCCAGCCAATGATCTGAAGTCAAGAACAGGCACGAAAGCACAGTCCCTGGGGAAACATAAGCTATCCGTCGCAGACTCAGCCAAGTCTTCAAAAAGCAAACAGCGCAAGCTCTTAGCAGAGCAAACAGAAGTGGCATGGGTTAGGCCAAATGACCCAAATCTCAAGTTTGATTTCACACCTGCGGATAGGGAGGATGAGGAGGTTGAGGAGAAGGCGGTTTtagaagaagagatagagatGATAAGTTGTTCACAGTGGTATGATCCATTCTTTACCTCAGGCCTTGATGATTGCTCATTAGCTTCGGAAATCTCAGAAATAGAGTAG
- the LOC104745502 gene encoding myb-related protein Zm1-like, which translates to MGKRRAPCCDKSQVRRGPWSDEESERLRAFIEKNGHPNWRSLPKLAGLMRCGKSCRLRWINYLRPGLKRGNFTKEEEDTIIHLHQAHGNKWSKIASHFPGRTDNEIKNVWNTHLKKRLMKRKSSSLSSSEDVTNHSVSSTSSSSSSVSSVLKDVIINSVKPNQEEEFEEIFVAQMACGFEVNAPQSLECVFGDSLILPPISKPDLLEIHGKSDHEFWSRLVEPGFDDYNEWLNFLDNQTC; encoded by the exons ATGGGGAAAAGAAGAGCACCATGCTGTGACAAAAGCCAAGTGAGGAGAGGACCATGGAGTGATGAAGAAAGTGAAAGACTCAGAGCTTTTATCGAAAAAAATGGTCACCCGAATTGGAGATCTCTTCCCAAACTCGCTG GATTGATGAGATGCGGAAAGAGTTGTCGTCTAAGATGGATAAACTATCTGAGACCAGGTCTCAAACGAGGCAACTTCaccaaagaagaggaagataccATTATCCACCTTCACCAAGCTCATGGAAACAA GTGGTCTAAGATAGCATCCCACTTTCCGGGAAGAACAGACAACGAGATCAAGAATGTGTGGAACACTCATCTCAAGAAGCGATTGATGAAgagaaaatcatcatcattatcatcatcagaagatgTTACCAATCATTCAGTGTCCTctacctcttcttcctcttcctcagtATCATCAGTCTTGAAGGATGTTATTATAAACAGCGTGAAGCCTAACCAGGAAGAGGAGTTTGAGGAAATCTTTGTGGCGCAAATGGCATGCGGATTTGAGGTGAATGCACCACAATCACTAGAATGTGTCTTTGGAGATAGCCTTATCCTTCCTCCTATATCTAAACCAGACTTACTAGAGATCCATGGGAAATCAGATCACGAGTTTTGGAGCAGACTGGTTGAACCTGGGTTTGATGACTACAATGAGTGGCTCAATTTCTTGGATAACCAAACTTGCTAG